Proteins encoded within one genomic window of Eurosta solidaginis isolate ZX-2024a chromosome 1, ASM4086904v1, whole genome shotgun sequence:
- the LOC137236767 gene encoding checkpoint protein HUS1-like, producing the protein MKFRAMMQDPEFMREFLYIIQTVSKLAKSCIMKISMDTVYFVVNEESASTAPLMWVVIDPKLYFSEYTMQGVDNEDDPHIFLSVPTLNLGTALSLLRNNPSYFKLKLTNLQFPCLSVDIDATVRSSDKWRRAVHHVPVDVIPRCDWQHYVIPNVPTSKLVLNLPSNRLIRGLIDKIKNLSPNVIFYATSNGEMNLVAETDMATITTRYQNLELRSICPGEDDKEKEQIEASCSVDCKKTALFFSALQVPSMELSCGIADDRLIHLEVNIREGITIHSKIPSVCV; encoded by the coding sequence ATGAAGTTCCGTGCCATGATGCAGGATCCTGAATTCATGCGCGAGTTTTTATACATCATACAAACGGTATCGAAATTGGCAAAATCATGTATAATGAAAATTTCTATGGATACAGTCTACTTCGTAGTGAATGAAGAGTCGGCTAGTACAGCACCATTGATGTGGGTTGTAATTGATCCAAAGCTATATTTCAGTGAATACACGATGCAGGGTGTCGACAATGAGGACGATCCGCATATTTTTCTAAGTGTACCAACTTTAAATCTTGGAACTGCACTTTCTTTATTACGAAACAACCCAAGctattttaaattaaagttaactAATCTTCAATTTCCCTGTTTGTCGGTCGATATAGATGCGACAGTTCGAAGTTCGGATAAATGGCGTCGAGCTGTGCACCATGTTCCAGTGGATGTTATACCACGATGTGATTGGCAGCATTATGTAATACCAAATGTACCCACATCCAAACTGGTCTTAAATTTACCATCTAACCGGTTAATACGTGGCTtgattgacaaaataaaaaatctctCACCAAATGTAATTTTTTACGCGACTTCCAATGGTGAGATGAATTTAGTAGCCGAAACAGATATGGCAACAATAACAACTCGTTACCAGAATTTAGAGCTAAGATCTATTTGTCCCGGTGAAGATGATAAAGAAAAAGAACAAATTGAGGCATCATGTTCTGTTGATTGCAAAAAGACAGCATTATTTTTTTCAGCACTACAAGTACCTTCAATGGAGCTGTCATGTGGTATAGCTGATGACCGTCTAATACATTTGGAAGTCAATATTCGGGAAGGCATTACTATTCACTCCAAAATACCGTCTGTTTGCGTgtga